From Pseudomonadota bacterium, the proteins below share one genomic window:
- a CDS encoding deoxyguanosinetriphosphate triphosphohydrolase: MNIRKILEEREELILSPLAQKSSKTRGRLREETECDIRPAFQHDRDRVTHCKSFRRLKHKTQVFLSPAGDHYRTRLTHTLEVSQIARTIARSISLNEDLVEAIALGHDLGHTPFGHAGEDVLNRIHEGGFRHYEQSLRVVDILEKDGQGLNLTMEVRDGILRHSKGKGEIVLKDERDKPLTKEAEVVRVADIIAYINHDIDDATRGNVIAESDLPEDSRKFLGHTTSKRIDSMVRGVIHETTRHDDLPITFGEELEYHIVKLRDFLYERVYDSGVVHGDFIKCSRIIEDLYAYFLKSPDALFAETGNNYYYDKPAVCVCDFVSSMSDRYAFTLFEKIFLPLPWKIPV; the protein is encoded by the coding sequence GTGAATATAAGAAAAATTTTAGAGGAAAGGGAAGAATTAATATTATCTCCACTTGCGCAGAAGAGCAGCAAAACAAGGGGGAGACTCAGGGAAGAGACGGAATGCGATATCCGGCCTGCATTCCAGCATGACAGGGACAGGGTAACACACTGTAAGTCTTTCAGACGCCTCAAGCATAAAACACAGGTTTTCCTATCTCCTGCAGGCGACCACTACAGGACAAGACTTACCCATACACTGGAGGTGTCGCAGATTGCACGGACTATTGCAAGGTCTATTTCACTCAATGAAGACCTCGTGGAGGCTATTGCCCTTGGCCATGACCTTGGCCATACGCCCTTTGGTCATGCCGGTGAGGATGTATTAAACAGGATTCACGAAGGTGGTTTCAGACATTATGAGCAGAGTTTGAGGGTTGTTGATATCCTTGAAAAGGATGGACAGGGGTTAAACCTTACCATGGAAGTCAGGGACGGCATCTTGAGACACTCCAAGGGTAAAGGGGAGATCGTTTTAAAAGACGAAAGAGACAAACCTCTCACAAAAGAGGCCGAAGTGGTGAGAGTTGCCGATATTATTGCCTATATTAACCACGATATTGACGATGCAACAAGAGGAAATGTCATAGCAGAGAGCGATTTACCGGAGGATTCGAGAAAGTTTCTGGGCCATACCACATCTAAAAGGATTGACAGCATGGTTCGCGGTGTTATTCACGAAACCACCAGGCATGATGATTTACCGATAACATTCGGTGAAGAGCTTGAATACCATATTGTAAAATTGAGAGATTTCCTCTATGAAAGGGTTTATGATAGTGGAGTAGTCCATGGCGATTTTATAAAATGCTCCCGTATCATTGAAGATTTGTATGCATATTTTCTGAAATCCCCTGATGCACTTTTTGCGGAGACGGGAAACAACTACTATTATGATAAGCCGGCTGTCTGTGTATGTGATTTTGTCTCCAGCATGAGCGACAGATATGCCTTTACTCTTTTTGAAAAGATTTTCCTTCCCTTACCGTGGAAGATACCGGTGTAA
- a CDS encoding MFS transporter: MNKNIFSWCLFDFANSSYSAVIAATIFPVYYANFIVGNESGAGDVWWGRAIATSMAIVAISSPFLGGIADYSKTRKRMLLFFTLLCVVAVASFSFLQKGMVIEGFALIVLANIGMESGIIFYNSFLPVISEPTHHGRVSAWGFGIGYAGSICSLIFALLLIKAGMIGAAWLMVAIFFVIFSVPAFLFLPGDNKSKSFNTTSMNEHMIFSAAQGFKKTVQHLRKMWSQKDQRRFLLAYLIYEDGVNTVIVFSSIFAATTLGFKPEELIYMYLIVQITALIGVFGMARSIDYRGPKKVVSLSLALWIAITVATYFINGKIQFMIIASVAGLGLGTIQAATRAFYTQFIPPGKESEYFGVYNLVGKSSAIMGPILFGTLSSTFGSQRPAVLSVSLFFIIGYLILRNVQGGKPNVT; encoded by the coding sequence ATGAATAAAAATATTTTTTCCTGGTGCTTATTCGATTTTGCGAATTCAAGTTATTCGGCTGTCATAGCGGCCACTATCTTTCCCGTATACTATGCAAATTTTATTGTGGGGAACGAGTCAGGCGCAGGAGATGTCTGGTGGGGGCGGGCTATAGCTACGAGTATGGCAATCGTGGCCATTTCTTCCCCTTTTCTCGGCGGGATTGCCGATTATTCAAAGACACGTAAAAGGATGCTTCTCTTTTTTACACTCCTCTGTGTTGTCGCTGTGGCATCCTTTTCATTCCTTCAGAAGGGCATGGTCATTGAAGGCTTTGCGCTGATAGTGCTCGCAAATATCGGCATGGAAAGCGGCATTATCTTCTATAATTCATTTCTGCCCGTCATTTCTGAGCCGACCCACCACGGAAGGGTATCCGCATGGGGATTCGGAATCGGGTATGCAGGTTCTATCTGTTCACTTATCTTTGCCCTTCTCCTTATCAAAGCAGGTATGATAGGCGCTGCCTGGCTTATGGTAGCGATTTTCTTCGTCATATTCTCCGTGCCGGCTTTTCTTTTCCTCCCGGGAGACAACAAAAGCAAATCCTTCAATACCACTTCTATGAATGAGCACATGATTTTTTCTGCCGCTCAAGGCTTTAAAAAAACAGTGCAGCATCTCAGGAAAATGTGGTCACAGAAGGACCAACGGCGATTCCTGCTGGCATATTTAATTTATGAGGACGGGGTAAATACGGTAATTGTTTTCTCAAGTATATTCGCTGCCACCACACTGGGATTTAAGCCTGAAGAACTCATCTATATGTACCTTATCGTACAGATAACAGCACTAATAGGCGTTTTTGGAATGGCACGCTCAATAGATTACCGGGGGCCGAAAAAGGTAGTTTCTCTTTCACTTGCACTATGGATCGCAATCACGGTAGCCACTTATTTCATTAATGGAAAAATTCAGTTTATGATAATCGCCTCCGTTGCTGGACTCGGCCTCGGCACAATCCAGGCAGCCACACGGGCATTCTACACACAATTCATCCCCCCAGGAAAAGAATCTGAATACTTCGGTGTTTATAATCTTGTAGGAAAATCTTCAGCCATCATGGGTCCTATTCTTTTCGGAACCCTATCCTCCACATTTGGAAGTCAGAGGCCTGCAGTTCTCTCTGTTTCTCTGTTTTTTATTATCGGATATCTCATCTTGAGAAATGTACAGGGCGGCAAGCCAAATGTGACTTGA